Within the Tenrec ecaudatus isolate mTenEca1 chromosome 7, mTenEca1.hap1, whole genome shotgun sequence genome, the region TTGTATCTTGAGATGTTTTGTGCTGGCTGGCTTAAACTTATCCTACCTTGGGCCCTGTTACTCTGGCCCCTGATGTACTGTTTGCCGGTACCTTAACCCTTTACTCAATCGCTTCACTTATGTTAAGCTTTCCTCATGCCATCTCTTGGCCCTGGCACTCAGTGTTTGGGCCTGGCCCAGAAACAGACCTGGCAGAAGCTTAAAGGGCCTGGCCATCCCTGAGGGGCActtttgtctttctctcttgggtGGTACCTGGAGATGCAGCTCCTCTTCCTGGAACGTCTTCTCCAGTTGCTCCACTCTTGCTTGCTGCTGGGCCTGTTCTTCAGAAAGCTGGGCCTGCAGGTCCTGTAGTTCCTGCTCCATTTCCACAATTGTTTTTGAGCACCCTTTCTGGCTCTGTTTGTTCACATTCAGAACAGCTGCCTGCTTTTCTTGCACCTGTGTTTTCAGCATCACAATCCGAGACATGGTTGCCTTGAACATCTCTAAGTTGCTCTGACATAAAGACGAGCTGGAAGCGTTCTGATTCTTATGAGGACTCTCTACATCGCTTGGGGGGGCAGGGTAAATAGGAGCCCCTGCAGTCTTCTCACTGGTCTCAAGAGAAGTCAACTTAGGATCCAAAACCTCAGAAGACTGACTGGTGACTTCACCATTCTCATGGGACTTCACCGACTGACTACATTCACAAGACATTTTATTCACTCTGGATTTCGAATCGGAGGGACCTTCAGCTCCAGGACCATCTAACTCATCCAAACTAAATTTCCTCTTAGTTCTCAagcctttatttttttccatcctCAGATCACACTTAGTGGCAAGACATGGATATAACCTaacccattcttcttcagcaaCTTCATATTCATATTCTGCGTTCTCCTTATTCTCCAAAGGTACCCCAAGCTGAATGAAGTCTCCCTTCTGGATGGCATAGACCTTTAAAGGTTGCAGACGTTCTCTGTTCAGCCAAACACCATTCAGACTCTGGGGAGAGGGAAAGAGACACAAAATAAGCTTCATGATTTTCCTCCTCTTAATGGAATTTCTCTCTGGCTGCCGCAAAATCTTCTGCTTTTTCAGGAGGAAACCCCTTgagaacaagtagaaaagaaggaTCCATAAACCACTATCCTTAGGAACAATATTCTTCAAAAAGTACTTTGGCTTTTTACCAATAATTCTCCACAGAGAATTGCCTATGTAACAGTCTGGAATCACCTCATTATGGGAGGAAGAATTACTCAAATAAATACAACAGTACAACAAATAGCTCCTGTTAACGGTCTGAATGGGGAAGAATGGTTCAGGCCTGAGAACCTGCATCGAATAATAAAGTTAATGAGGTAAGTTTGGCCAGGGTAATATTTAAGTTCTAGTCCTGAAATGCCCCTAGAACACAATGTTAAATGAGCAATGTACTTACTTATATGTAATTCAATAAAGAGAATTACCAATACCTTGTACTGGTGTCAAAGTAATGATGGGATCTGacccaatgtggtagttacataatctattgtcaatttgagacttaggagtcAAGGGGTAGAATTTGGCCtggcaatcagatcacagcttgatgacctcatttggaggtgctaacgaGAGAAATAGCTccatggaggcaggacacatgctcactccctgggagacattgcagcagaCAAGACACATAAAGCtatgctagtgtcctgagctggagagccatgtggaaactcctgccagcgctgaggtgcctctaccgccactgggtctacaagacttcccaaccactggcctgtgatcttcctgcattcagagtcattgcatgcgttctcgtgagtctgaagaggactttataaattggtgtgggacacatgggctaataccggacttacggacttgatctggactgggctgggatgttttctcaacattcaattgctcgtgtatataaagctcttatatgCGTGCTTACGCATTTGTtcaatgaatttgtgtctctagccGACCCGAACTAACACACCCAATGAACAGCAGGAGCTCTATGAGCAATGCAGCAGGTAGTTCAGAGGTGGAGCTCTGGAGTCAGACAGGCCTGAATTCACAGCCCAACTGCACCACCTGGGGCTTGTGACTTGGATGGCCCGAGGCAATTTACATAACTTCTGTGCTTCGTTTTCATGTATAAAATAGGGCTAGTATACCAATCTCAACCTGAGAAAATAGAGGAAGTATTTAGTTCTGCGTGATTCTGAAACAGCGAATGGAATAAAAAGCAACGAAGAGGGATCGAGGCAATGAAAATCTATTTGAAAGCAATTTTAGAGCACAGTGGTCAGTTTTAAGATTACacacaggaaaaagaaaaaagaaggctCAGCAAAACTTATGtacatggggggtggggcaccTAATACCAAGGCACAGACATTTAAGAAAAGTCTCCCGGGCAACgataaagtaaaaaaataataagataCGATTACATAAGCAGCTCGAGACCAGGGAGAACAAGAAGTCCCTAGGAAGCTGGGGTAAAGCTTCAGGACATATTGCAGCCCTCGCTAGATCCTCTGCGCGAACGTCCCTCCCTCTAAAGCCCTTGAGTCTGGAAAACAAGTTCTCAAAATGTTCTCATTACATTTCATCCTTGGACCCTGCAGCAATTACCCATTCATCATGCCTTGGTGACACCTAGTGGTAGAACTTGGACAACAGCCCTGAGTCAGGTCTATCACCAGGCGGTTATAAAAAAGGATAAAAATTCCATGGCTGTATAAGAACAATCAAGTACTTCCCAGGATATCATCTCAActacaaatgtttaaataaatcaaGTTCTGTTCAAATCTCTCTTGATGTTTTCATAATCACCAGCTTGAACaatcagtagcaaaatggcacccAGAGAAATGTTTGCCCAAAGTCCCTTAGCCaaccaggggagaaatgtaggatAACTACACCCTCCTATTCATTAATTAGCTCACCTGATACCCAAACTCTGTCCAGATGTTTATATGCAGTTGTTGAAAAGAGTGGAGAGTCAAAGGCAAAGGGCACTATTTCCCAGGTGATTTACCTAGCTAGACCTGTGGTTCTCAGGCTTGGCTATATAGTAACCTAGCCAAGAAGCCTTTAATGCCCTTCCTTACTTGGGAAGGTTGAAAACAAAAGGCAGTGCCTGAGGAACCCTGGGGGCACAGCGGTTATGTTTCTATTCCCatgagagttgcagtctcagaaactcacaggggcagttccaccctgccctgtagggggccctgtgactcagaactgactatCCAGTGAGTGTCATTCTTTATTTGGGGACCTTACCTTACCTTAGATTAAGTTAACTGTTTTGAGATGGGGCCTATACGCAATCTTTTTAAAGTCAAGTTCCTATATACTATAATGTAGTTAATTACTTAATATGGCTTTTCTAGCCATCATCCTCTATTGTGTGATAAATTCAAACCTCCACACCTGTTATTAGAATCCCATTTCAGAGTGGATTATGTTATGCTAATAAAACAGGACTAAGGTGGGATATAATTTGAGTCCTCACCTTCCTAGCGGGTGTGAGTCAAGTCACCACCTTTTCTTTTTGTCAGGATACTGTCTGTAGATTAGCTATCATTTTTTATATCTGTGTTGAAGGAAGATCTATCTTTGAGTTTAAGCTGTTCCCTTAATAGAAAAGCATGAGTTTGAGGTCACAGAACTGGCTAAGACTGTTGGTACAGTCTTGGCCTGGCCTGCCTAAGATGTATACAAGTTATCAATGTGTTCTCTACCTTTCCTTTGAAGTCAGATGACTAAACCACACTTCTATCAAAGTCTTCGATGTAGACAACAAGCCAACTTTGTGACCTCCCACTTGCTGAGCACGTACAGAAGACTAGTGCTGGGCCATTGGGTCACAAATATCAACTGGACACAATTACTGCTCTAGGAAACCGCTGGACCAGGACTCAAGTACCCATCTTGAACCTGTGCTGAGCAACTTGGAAAAAGTTCACTCATGCTCTGGATTCTGCTTCTAGCTTGTTTATGACTAATCTCTGAT harbors:
- the LOC142453650 gene encoding E3 ubiquitin-protein ligase RNF8 isoform X5; protein product: MEEPDASATQNRAGGRSWCLRRVGMATEWLLLEDESEVTIGRGYGVTYQLVSKSCPLMISRNHCILKQNAEDQWTIMDNKSLNGVWLNRERLQPLKVYAIQKGDFIQLGVPLENKENAEYEYEVAEEEWVRLYPCLATKCDLRMEKNKGLRTKRKFSLDELDGPGAEGPSDSKSRVNKMSCECSQSVKSHENGEVTSQSSEVLDPKLTSLETSEKTAGAPIYPAPPSDVESPHKNQNASSSSLCQSNLEMFKATMSRIVMLKTQVQEKQAAVLNVNKQSQKGCSKTIVEMEQELQDLQAQLSEEQAQQQARVEQLEKTFQEEELHLQGLENEQGEEDLKQQLAQALQEHRTLMDELNRSRRSFEAIIQAKNRELAQTKEEKEKVQAQKEEVLNHMNDVLENELQCIICSEYFIEAITLNCAHSFCSFCISEWIKRKSECPICRKDIISQTHSLVLDNCISKMVDNLSSEVRERRMNLIKERRGRAKIRS